Proteins from one Chroococcidiopsis sp. CCMEE 29 genomic window:
- the gloA gene encoding lactoylglutathione lyase, protein MRLLHTMLRVGNLEESLKFYCELLGMKLLRQKDYPGGKFTLAFVGYGDESDHTVLELTYNWGVDQYDLGNAYGHIALGVDDIYTTCEEIKARGGKVVREPGPMKHGSTVIAFVEDPDGYKVELIQLSSRKSGDEAKSEQLVSQ, encoded by the coding sequence ATGCGATTACTACATACTATGCTGCGCGTCGGCAACTTAGAAGAATCTCTTAAGTTCTACTGTGAGCTCCTAGGGATGAAATTACTTCGGCAGAAAGATTACCCAGGGGGCAAATTTACCTTAGCGTTTGTCGGTTATGGTGATGAGTCTGACCATACTGTCTTAGAGCTGACCTATAACTGGGGTGTAGATCAGTATGACTTGGGTAATGCTTATGGTCACATTGCCCTTGGGGTAGATGATATCTACACCACTTGTGAAGAAATTAAAGCTCGTGGTGGTAAAGTGGTGCGGGAGCCAGGACCAATGAAACACGGTTCGACGGTGATTGCCTTTGTGGAAGATCCAGATGGCTATAAAGTAGAGCTGATCCAGCTCAGTTCTAGAAAATCTGGGGACGAAGCGAAATCTGAACAACTGGTATCCCAGTAA
- the eno gene encoding phosphopyruvate hydratase, with amino-acid sequence MIDTLETAIETIVAREILDSRGRPTVEAEVHLLSGVVGMAQVPSGASTGTFEAHELRDNDRSRYGGKGVLKAVQNINETIAPNLSQMDAINQELLDRTMIELDGSPNKSHLGANAILAVSLAAARAGSELLGLPLYRYLGGPLANLLPVPLMNVINGGAHASNNVDFQEFMIVPIGASSFREALRWGAEVFAALSKVLDDKGLLTGVGDEGGFAPNLESNQAALELLMLAIEKAGYKPGEEIALALDVAASEFYKEGKYIYDGAAHAPTDLIDYMAGLVSQYPIVSIEDGLHEEDWQHWQLLTEKIGKSVQLVGDDLFVTNTSRLQKGIEQKAANAILIKLNQIGSLTETLETINLATRNGFRSIISHRSGETEDTTIADLAVATRAGQIKTGSLCRSERVAKYNRLLRIEDELGDRAIYAGAVGLGPK; translated from the coding sequence ATGATTGACACGCTAGAGACTGCCATTGAGACTATTGTTGCTAGAGAAATTCTCGACTCACGCGGACGTCCCACTGTAGAAGCTGAAGTCCATTTACTCAGTGGGGTTGTGGGCATGGCTCAGGTTCCTAGTGGTGCATCTACTGGAACTTTTGAGGCTCACGAACTAAGAGATAACGATCGGAGCCGCTACGGTGGCAAAGGGGTTCTCAAGGCGGTACAGAACATAAATGAGACGATCGCCCCGAACTTATCCCAAATGGATGCGATTAATCAGGAACTCCTAGACCGCACTATGATTGAGCTGGATGGCTCTCCTAACAAATCCCACTTAGGAGCTAATGCGATTCTAGCGGTTTCCCTGGCGGCAGCTAGAGCTGGGTCAGAATTGCTGGGACTGCCGCTTTATCGTTATTTAGGTGGTCCCTTAGCTAATCTGCTGCCAGTGCCGTTAATGAATGTGATTAATGGAGGTGCTCACGCGTCTAACAATGTGGATTTTCAAGAATTCATGATTGTTCCGATAGGAGCGTCCTCATTCCGGGAAGCGCTACGCTGGGGAGCAGAGGTGTTTGCGGCTCTCAGTAAAGTATTAGATGACAAAGGCTTGCTTACGGGTGTGGGGGATGAAGGTGGCTTTGCTCCTAACCTAGAGTCAAACCAGGCAGCTTTGGAATTGCTGATGTTGGCAATTGAGAAAGCTGGTTACAAGCCTGGGGAAGAAATTGCTCTGGCGTTGGATGTAGCAGCTAGTGAATTTTACAAAGAAGGAAAGTATATCTACGATGGTGCAGCTCACGCCCCAACTGATTTGATTGATTATATGGCTGGACTAGTCAGTCAATATCCGATTGTTTCGATTGAGGATGGGCTGCACGAGGAAGACTGGCAGCATTGGCAATTACTGACTGAGAAGATCGGTAAAAGCGTTCAGTTAGTCGGTGACGATCTATTTGTCACGAACACCAGCCGCTTACAAAAAGGGATTGAACAAAAAGCTGCTAACGCCATTTTGATTAAGCTAAATCAAATTGGGTCTCTCACCGAAACCCTAGAAACAATTAATTTGGCAACCCGCAATGGTTTCCGCTCGATCATCAGTCACCGCTCTGGTGAAACTGAAGATACCACGATCGCTGATTTAGCTGTAGCAACTCGTGCTGGACAAATTAAAACAGGTTCCCTTTGTCGCAGTGAGCGGGTCGCAAAATACAATCGCTTACTGCGAATCGAAGATGAACTAGGCGATCGCGCAATCTACGCGGGTGCGGTTGGTTTAGGACCCAAGTAG
- the argC gene encoding N-acetyl-gamma-glutamyl-phosphate reductase translates to MGDIGRVSVGIVGASGYGGVQLVRLLMDHPGVELVYLGGESSAGKPFSELYPHLAHRVNQRIEPVDPEKIAARCQVVFLSLPNGLACEIAPILVEKGCKVLDLSADYRFANLETYQAWYGKQRTDESVAATAVYGLPELYRDRIAESQLIGCPGCYPTASLLALSPLLKQGLIVPETAIIDAKSGTSGGGRQAKTGLLLAEADNSLGAYGVGRHRHTPEIEQICSDLAGHEVTVQFTPHLIPMVRGILATVYATLRDPGLIRDDLITIYTAFYRNSPWVTVCDSGVYPQTKWACGNNFCFIGIEVDPRTGRVIVMSAIDNLIKGQAGQAIQCLNLMMGWDETLGLPQVGFYP, encoded by the coding sequence ATGGGCGATATAGGACGCGTATCGGTTGGAATTGTTGGCGCGTCGGGCTATGGCGGTGTGCAATTGGTAAGACTCCTGATGGATCATCCAGGGGTCGAACTTGTTTATTTAGGCGGCGAGAGCAGCGCAGGCAAGCCTTTCTCGGAATTATACCCGCATCTAGCTCATCGTGTTAACCAACGAATAGAGCCAGTAGACCCAGAAAAAATTGCCGCCCGCTGTCAGGTGGTATTTCTGTCTCTGCCGAATGGCCTTGCTTGTGAGATAGCACCGATACTGGTTGAGAAAGGATGTAAGGTACTAGATCTTTCCGCCGACTACCGCTTTGCTAATCTGGAAACTTACCAAGCCTGGTACGGCAAACAGCGAACCGACGAAAGTGTGGCAGCAACAGCTGTTTATGGTTTACCAGAACTGTACCGCGATCGCATTGCCGAAAGCCAGCTAATTGGCTGCCCTGGCTGCTATCCTACTGCCAGTCTGCTAGCACTCTCACCCCTGTTGAAGCAAGGATTAATAGTACCAGAAACCGCCATTATTGACGCTAAATCGGGCACTTCAGGAGGCGGAAGGCAGGCTAAAACTGGGTTATTATTAGCCGAAGCAGATAATTCCCTTGGAGCCTATGGTGTTGGTCGTCACCGCCATACACCGGAAATTGAGCAGATTTGTAGTGACTTAGCGGGTCACGAAGTTACTGTACAATTCACGCCCCACCTAATCCCGATGGTGCGCGGAATTTTGGCAACTGTCTATGCTACACTGCGCGATCCCGGTTTGATCAGAGATGACTTGATCACAATCTATACTGCCTTCTATCGCAACTCTCCTTGGGTGACTGTATGCGATAGCGGGGTCTATCCTCAAACCAAGTGGGCTTGCGGCAATAACTTTTGTTTCATCGGAATTGAAGTTGACCCGCGTACTGGTCGGGTGATCGTGATGTCGGCAATTGATAACTTGATCAAAGGTCAGGCAGGTCAAGCCATCCAGTGTTTGAACTTAATGATGGGTTGGGACGAAACCCTGGGATTGCCGCAAGTGGGGTTTTATCCTTAG
- the ribBA gene encoding bifunctional 3,4-dihydroxy-2-butanone-4-phosphate synthase/GTP cyclohydrolase II, with translation MQQPKTPSTQPFQFDSIDAAIADLKAGRSVVVVDDESRENEGDLICAAQFATPDMINFMAVYARGLICLAMTGDRLDELDLPLMVSNIPESHNTPYTNQTAFTISIDAAFHLGVTTGISAEDRARTIQVAINPATKPSDLRRPGHIFPIRAREGGVLKRAGHTEAGVDLARLAGLYPAGVICEIQNPDGSMARLPQLIEYAKVHNLKIISIADLISYRLRHDRFVVRETVTNLPSEFGNFQIYAYRHMLDNTEHVAIVKGNPAEFEDQPVMVRMHSECLTGDALGSLRCDCRMQLQAALKMIENAGKGVVVYLRQEGRGIGLVNKLKAYSLQDMGLDTVEANERLGFPADLRDYGMGAQMLNDLGVHKIRLITNNPRKIAGLKGYGLEVVDRVPLLIEATSYNSIYLATKAQKLGHMLLQTYLVTVAIHWQDELLSVTERYERLEKLRHLASNYYLLLQEETRPVAIALFAQPSLTVHLGFDQPHIAAADWYRQENHPYVQAIAQILDHLASWTSVRRLEFLVSTGVDPLSSLQVQLDRHHFPKHTVPSSVCDQLETQKIYSFGD, from the coding sequence GTGCAGCAGCCTAAAACCCCATCAACCCAACCTTTTCAGTTTGACTCAATAGATGCCGCCATAGCAGACCTGAAAGCCGGTCGCTCAGTGGTAGTAGTTGATGATGAAAGCCGGGAAAATGAAGGTGACTTGATTTGCGCTGCCCAGTTTGCCACGCCGGACATGATTAATTTTATGGCGGTGTATGCACGGGGGCTGATTTGTCTAGCAATGACAGGCGATCGCCTGGATGAACTTGACCTACCCTTGATGGTCAGCAACATTCCTGAAAGCCATAATACTCCTTACACCAACCAAACCGCCTTTACCATCAGTATTGATGCTGCGTTCCACCTGGGCGTCACGACAGGAATCTCAGCAGAAGACAGGGCGCGAACCATTCAGGTTGCCATTAACCCAGCTACAAAACCTTCGGATTTGCGCCGTCCAGGTCACATCTTCCCTATCCGTGCCAGAGAGGGAGGAGTGTTGAAAAGAGCAGGACATACCGAAGCAGGTGTTGATCTAGCTAGACTGGCTGGGCTGTACCCCGCTGGAGTAATTTGTGAAATTCAGAACCCTGATGGTTCAATGGCGCGATTGCCACAGCTGATCGAATATGCAAAAGTCCACAACCTAAAAATTATCAGCATTGCAGATTTAATTAGCTATCGTCTCAGGCACGACCGCTTTGTTGTCCGCGAAACAGTTACTAATCTGCCCAGCGAGTTTGGTAACTTCCAAATTTATGCTTACCGCCATATGCTGGATAATACCGAACACGTTGCCATTGTTAAGGGTAACCCAGCGGAATTCGAAGACCAACCAGTGATGGTACGTATGCACTCGGAATGCCTCACTGGTGATGCTTTGGGGTCTTTGCGCTGCGATTGTCGGATGCAATTACAAGCAGCTTTGAAAATGATTGAAAACGCAGGTAAAGGTGTGGTGGTTTACTTGCGGCAGGAAGGGCGTGGGATAGGACTGGTGAATAAGTTGAAAGCCTACTCGTTACAGGATATGGGGCTGGATACAGTCGAAGCCAATGAGCGCTTAGGCTTCCCTGCTGATTTGCGGGATTATGGTATGGGGGCGCAAATGCTGAATGATTTGGGAGTACATAAGATTCGCCTGATTACCAATAATCCGCGTAAGATTGCTGGGTTGAAGGGCTATGGTTTGGAGGTGGTGGATCGAGTGCCGCTACTGATTGAAGCAACTTCCTACAATTCCATCTATCTGGCAACGAAGGCGCAAAAGCTAGGTCACATGCTGTTGCAGACTTATCTCGTGACTGTAGCGATTCACTGGCAGGATGAACTATTGTCAGTAACTGAACGCTACGAGCGGCTGGAGAAACTGCGGCATTTAGCGAGTAACTATTACCTACTGTTGCAGGAAGAAACGCGACCAGTAGCGATCGCTCTGTTCGCTCAACCATCTTTGACTGTTCACTTAGGGTTTGATCAGCCCCATATTGCTGCTGCTGATTGGTATCGACAAGAAAACCATCCCTATGTCCAAGCGATCGCCCAAATTCTCGATCACCTAGCAAGCTGGACATCTGTTCGACGATTAGAATTTTTGGTTTCTACTGGTGTTGATCCCCTAAGCAGTTTGCAAGTGCAGTTGGATCGCCACCACTTCCCGAAGCATACGGTGCCTTCATCAGTTTGCGACCAATTAGAAACACAAAAAATTTACAGCTTTGGTGATTAG
- a CDS encoding LysR family substrate-binding domain-containing protein, translating into MNDKSVVVELLLQEPLVVVLPETHLLAKEPELALSALANEPFILVPRHLEPGYYDQCITLFQQAGFSPKVVQKASQKQTILGLVSAGMGVSLAPASIRNICRAGVVYTNLGTPVSQVNLAAVWQQDETSSVLQAFLEVIREIVQSAPGIVS; encoded by the coding sequence GTGAATGACAAATCTGTGGTGGTTGAACTGCTCCTGCAAGAGCCATTGGTAGTAGTTTTACCGGAAACACATTTGCTGGCAAAAGAACCAGAATTGGCACTATCCGCACTAGCTAATGAACCGTTTATTCTTGTGCCGCGTCATTTAGAACCTGGTTATTACGATCAATGCATTACTCTGTTTCAGCAAGCTGGCTTCAGCCCAAAAGTTGTTCAGAAAGCGAGCCAGAAACAAACGATTCTCGGTTTAGTTTCAGCAGGTATGGGAGTCTCTTTAGCACCAGCCTCGATTCGTAACATTTGTCGAGCGGGAGTCGTTTACACGAATCTCGGTACACCTGTCTCCCAGGTGAATTTAGCAGCAGTTTGGCAGCAAGACGAGACATCATCTGTTTTGCAGGCATTCCTTGAGGTGATTAGAGAAATTGTTCAGTCAGCACCAGGCATAGTGAGTTAA
- a CDS encoding LysR family transcriptional regulator, with the protein MELRHVRYFVMVAEELHFGRAAERLHMTQQPLSQQIYQLEAELGMSLFHRTKRRIQLTDAGKVFFEESRQLLWQADQAMEKARQAAREIGQLSIGFSGFATYNVLPKVLQTFRKRFPQVELNLEEMPQVFKFRHFRKNKSTLV; encoded by the coding sequence ATGGAACTGCGGCACGTTCGGTACTTTGTGATGGTTGCAGAAGAACTGCATTTTGGTCGAGCCGCAGAACGGCTTCATATGACTCAACAACCGCTCAGTCAACAGATTTACCAACTTGAAGCAGAGTTGGGGATGTCTTTGTTCCATCGCACCAAGCGTCGCATTCAGCTTACAGATGCAGGAAAAGTGTTCTTTGAGGAATCGCGTCAACTTCTCTGGCAAGCAGATCAGGCGATGGAGAAGGCGCGACAAGCTGCACGAGAAATTGGACAACTATCAATCGGATTTTCTGGGTTTGCCACCTATAACGTGCTGCCAAAAGTGCTCCAAACCTTTCGAAAACGGTTTCCCCAAGTCGAACTCAATCTAGAGGAAATGCCACAAGTGTTCAAATTCAGGCACTTCAGGAAAAACAAATCCACCTTGGTTTAA
- the trpE gene encoding anthranilate synthase component I: MIFPDFSQFSALAQQGNFVPVYQEWVADLDTPVSAWYKVCAGQPYSFLLESVEGGEQVGRYSFLGCDPLWILEAKGNRTKQTQRDGSEVVFEGNPFTTLAQCLQPFRPVKLPQLPPGIGGLFGFWGYELIQWIESRVPVHAATETDLPDGLWMQVDQLLIFDQVKRKIWAIAYADLRDPQVSLKQAYQQACDRVTQLVSKLQLPLSNQDTVLQWTPPSAVNSPELPYTSNISREQFCANVQKAKAYIKAGDIFQVVLSQQLKAEYTSDSFALYRSLRLINPSPYMAYFHFNDWQIIGSSPEVMVKAERDPLGSIVATVRPIAGTRPRGKTPQEDAALAEELLKDPKEIAEHVMLVDLGRNDLGRVCKSGTVRVDELMMIERYSHVMHIVSNVVGELAPDKTAWDLLKACFPAGTVSGAPKIRAMEIIHELENCRRGVYSGAYGYYDFEGQLNSAIAIRTMVVRNHTVTVQAGAGLVADSDPQKEYEETLNKARGLLEAIRCLRSS, translated from the coding sequence ATGATTTTTCCTGATTTTTCTCAGTTTTCCGCCCTGGCTCAGCAGGGCAATTTTGTTCCGGTATACCAAGAATGGGTAGCAGACTTAGATACGCCAGTATCTGCTTGGTATAAGGTCTGTGCCGGACAGCCCTATAGCTTTCTTTTAGAATCGGTGGAAGGCGGGGAGCAAGTGGGACGCTATAGTTTTCTAGGCTGCGATCCACTTTGGATATTGGAAGCTAAGGGAAATCGCACTAAGCAAACGCAGCGGGATGGCTCAGAGGTCGTGTTTGAGGGCAACCCATTTACAACGTTAGCCCAATGCCTGCAACCTTTTCGTCCAGTCAAGTTACCGCAACTACCACCCGGAATTGGCGGATTGTTTGGATTCTGGGGTTATGAATTAATCCAGTGGATTGAATCTCGTGTTCCAGTTCATGCAGCGACTGAAACGGATTTACCTGATGGATTGTGGATGCAGGTAGACCAGCTGCTGATTTTTGACCAAGTAAAACGCAAAATTTGGGCGATCGCCTATGCCGATCTGCGCGATCCCCAAGTTAGTCTCAAGCAAGCGTACCAACAAGCGTGCGATCGAGTAACTCAGCTTGTCAGCAAACTTCAGCTACCTCTTTCCAATCAAGACACTGTTTTACAATGGACTCCCCCATCTGCTGTTAATAGCCCAGAATTGCCTTATACCAGTAACATTTCACGCGAACAGTTCTGTGCTAATGTCCAAAAGGCAAAAGCCTACATCAAGGCTGGAGATATCTTTCAAGTTGTCCTTTCCCAGCAACTCAAAGCAGAATACACGAGTGACTCCTTTGCTCTTTACCGTTCCCTGCGCCTAATCAACCCCTCGCCTTACATGGCTTACTTTCACTTCAATGACTGGCAAATCATCGGTTCCAGTCCTGAGGTGATGGTCAAGGCAGAACGCGATCCGTTGGGTAGCATTGTGGCAACAGTACGCCCGATCGCCGGAACACGTCCACGGGGTAAGACACCACAGGAAGATGCAGCTTTGGCTGAGGAGTTGCTGAAAGACCCCAAAGAAATTGCTGAACACGTCATGTTAGTTGATCTAGGACGGAATGACTTAGGACGTGTCTGTAAAAGTGGCACGGTGAGAGTAGATGAATTAATGATGATAGAGCGCTACTCTCATGTGATGCATATTGTGAGTAATGTGGTGGGAGAACTCGCACCTGATAAAACTGCATGGGATTTACTCAAAGCTTGTTTCCCAGCGGGTACCGTCAGCGGCGCACCTAAGATTCGGGCAATGGAAATTATTCATGAGCTTGAAAACTGCCGTCGCGGTGTGTATTCAGGAGCTTATGGGTACTACGACTTTGAGGGACAGTTGAATAGTGCGATCGCCATCCGCACAATGGTTGTCCGCAACCATACCGTTACCGTCCAAGCCGGTGCTGGTTTAGTAGCCGATTCCGATCCCCAGAAAGAATACGAAGAAACACTGAATAAAGCTAGAGGACTTTTAGAGGCAATTCGCTGTTTACGCTCAAGCTAG
- a CDS encoding photosystem I reaction center subunit II PsaD → MAEELSGQTPIFGGSTGGLLTKAAREEKYAITWTSPKEQAFEMPTGGTAIMRQGKNLLYLSRKEHGIALGGQQLRAKFKITDYKIYRIYPNGETHMIHPADGVFPEKVNEGRPMVRYVDRNIGRNPAPAKLKFSGIAPYDSPEPTSIED, encoded by the coding sequence ATGGCAGAAGAACTTTCTGGACAAACCCCTATATTCGGTGGCAGCACTGGCGGCTTGCTGACCAAAGCAGCGCGAGAAGAAAAGTACGCTATCACCTGGACTAGCCCCAAGGAGCAAGCGTTTGAAATGCCAACTGGTGGCACTGCCATCATGCGGCAAGGCAAAAACCTGCTGTACCTATCTCGTAAAGAGCATGGTATTGCTCTGGGCGGTCAGCAACTCCGGGCGAAGTTCAAAATAACGGATTACAAAATCTACCGAATTTATCCAAACGGGGAAACCCACATGATTCATCCGGCTGATGGTGTCTTCCCAGAAAAGGTGAATGAAGGTCGTCCGATGGTGCGTTATGTAGACCGCAATATTGGCAGGAACCCAGCTCCTGCTAAGTTGAAATTTAGCGGTATTGCTCCTTACGACTCTCCAGAACCAACATCCATCGAAGATTAA
- a CDS encoding DICT sensory domain-containing protein, which translates to MSISTSVLSDLLQAVPQLRPQVYFKASLTALSHAMEDQVLASSLDQPLLIASFQREHFYRQEAHRYKRIAQRSNQVYVLAAPETDFTNASNSYETVAFDPGDPLSQEWHLVVIGQNYTTCLICRERKGMAVLKSSPDLPTALDTDPTRQFEGIWTSAHHVSRFAAELLLERILIYRPELAAKIELARNNFGLSRPQKRNGKTQKARERSSLPSKPANRTANSKRELGFYNIDTDPFVQRLMTYLQAGQYKLLKAYRSIASQERKERLVNSITTAIRRGNHTGQPLHPQEIFKVAVQEVGQALSACRCLIYRAQASDATTTVSHEFLISGIQSLAGQTWQLQNNPLFQEVVQQQEHIYVADTQADSRVTSSKTLQAIASAFAIRSWLMVPIIYQGKLLGMVELHHCGPNPRQWQADELSLVEAIATQVGAALIQAEAYANLEDLNQQLEALDRTRSNLIAITGHELRTPLSTIQVCLESLANEPDMPLEVRQVMLDTALADSDRMRKLVQDFLTLSNLESGRVQWHPELLSLEECVELAISRIRIRSSNEALPQVITKLPEHLPLVRVDGDWLVELLSKLLDNACKFTPKQGKICIEAHCNDGTVLEVTVADTGRGIEPNLLEVVFDRFYQEEGALRRTTGGTGLGLAICRQIVNGWNGQIWAESAGKDRGSKFHFTIPIVENS; encoded by the coding sequence ATGAGCATTTCGACTTCCGTGCTGAGTGATCTGCTACAGGCCGTACCCCAACTGCGGCCCCAAGTTTATTTCAAGGCTTCTTTAACAGCGCTGTCTCACGCGATGGAAGACCAAGTGCTGGCTTCTTCTTTAGACCAGCCCCTACTGATTGCAAGCTTCCAACGCGAACATTTCTATCGTCAAGAAGCCCATCGCTACAAACGGATTGCCCAACGCAGCAATCAAGTTTATGTGTTAGCGGCACCAGAAACAGATTTCACTAATGCTTCCAACAGCTATGAAACAGTGGCGTTTGACCCAGGCGATCCACTCAGTCAGGAATGGCATTTAGTGGTAATTGGGCAGAACTATACCACTTGTTTGATTTGTCGGGAGCGCAAAGGCATGGCAGTATTAAAGTCCTCACCAGATCTACCCACCGCTCTTGATACAGATCCAACTCGCCAGTTTGAAGGAATTTGGACTTCCGCACATCATGTCAGCCGCTTTGCAGCTGAATTATTACTGGAGCGAATTTTAATTTACAGACCCGAGTTGGCAGCTAAAATCGAGCTTGCTCGCAATAATTTTGGACTTTCGCGCCCTCAGAAGCGGAATGGTAAGACCCAAAAAGCAAGGGAGCGCTCATCTTTACCCTCAAAACCAGCAAATCGCACTGCGAACAGTAAGCGAGAGCTAGGATTTTATAACATTGATACTGACCCCTTCGTCCAGCGGCTAATGACTTACCTGCAAGCGGGTCAGTATAAATTACTCAAAGCCTACCGCTCGATCGCTTCCCAGGAACGGAAAGAGCGTCTGGTAAATTCAATTACCACAGCGATCCGGCGGGGTAATCACACAGGTCAACCCCTGCATCCCCAGGAAATTTTTAAAGTTGCAGTACAAGAAGTGGGACAGGCGCTCTCTGCTTGTCGATGTTTGATTTACCGAGCACAAGCAAGTGATGCGACGACTACAGTTAGTCATGAGTTTTTGATTTCAGGAATTCAATCTTTGGCAGGGCAAACTTGGCAGTTACAAAACAATCCTCTGTTTCAGGAAGTTGTACAACAGCAAGAGCACATTTACGTTGCTGACACTCAAGCCGACTCCCGCGTTACTAGCTCTAAGACTCTTCAAGCGATCGCTAGCGCTTTTGCCATTCGTTCCTGGTTGATGGTGCCAATCATTTATCAGGGCAAGTTATTGGGCATGGTGGAGTTGCATCATTGTGGCCCTAATCCGCGCCAGTGGCAGGCAGATGAATTGTCGCTGGTAGAAGCGATCGCCACTCAGGTGGGAGCAGCTTTGATTCAAGCCGAAGCTTACGCTAACCTGGAAGACTTGAACCAGCAGTTAGAAGCGCTTGACCGCACCCGCAGCAATTTGATTGCAATTACTGGTCATGAACTGCGTACCCCACTTTCTACTATCCAAGTCTGCTTGGAAAGTCTCGCTAACGAACCGGATATGCCCCTAGAGGTGCGGCAGGTGATGCTGGATACAGCCCTAGCCGACTCCGATCGGATGCGGAAACTAGTCCAAGATTTTCTCACTCTTTCTAATCTAGAAAGTGGTCGGGTACAATGGCATCCAGAATTGTTATCTCTAGAAGAGTGTGTCGAGCTTGCAATTAGCCGCATTCGCATCCGCTCCTCAAATGAAGCGCTGCCGCAAGTCATCACTAAATTGCCAGAACACCTCCCGTTAGTTAGGGTAGATGGCGATTGGTTAGTAGAATTACTCTCCAAACTGCTAGACAATGCTTGCAAATTTACACCTAAACAGGGAAAGATCTGTATTGAGGCTCACTGCAACGACGGTACTGTGCTGGAAGTTACTGTCGCCGACACAGGGCGCGGTATTGAACCCAACCTTCTAGAAGTGGTATTCGATCGGTTTTATCAAGAAGAAGGCGCGCTGCGACGCACCACAGGTGGCACTGGTTTAGGCTTAGCGATTTGCCGCCAGATTGTTAATGGTTGGAACGGCCAAATTTGGGCGGAGTCAGCGGGTAAAGACAGAGGCAGTAAGTTCCACTTCACGATTCCAATTGTTGAGAATAGCTAA
- a CDS encoding glycosyltransferase family 4 protein — protein sequence MKIAQLAPLWERVPPFRYGGIELIVSLLTEELVRRGHDVTLFASGDSITTAKLKSVHDQALRLDLSIKEPGLYEQMMLFEVYNNAHHFDIIHSHVGCAGLPYTSFVKTPTVHTMHGIFTPDNEKMFRCFAWEPYISISQAQREPRLGLNYVHTVHNGINTSVYPFQPQPTQPAYLAFVGRISPEKGPEEAIKIARAAGLPLKMAGKVDAFDRVYYREQIEPLIDGEQIQYLGEVSHEKKVQLLGGATVTLFPITWREPFGLVMIESMATGTPVIGMGLGSVPEIIVHGKTGFVCHSLEQMIEAIPAAIKLDRPTCRDYVLSNFSVQSMTDEYEKAFQMVLE from the coding sequence ATGAAAATTGCCCAGCTTGCTCCCTTATGGGAGCGTGTTCCACCCTTTCGCTACGGCGGTATTGAATTAATTGTCAGTTTGCTGACTGAGGAATTAGTCAGGCGCGGTCATGATGTTACGTTGTTTGCCTCTGGTGATTCAATCACTACAGCAAAGCTGAAATCAGTACACGACCAAGCTCTACGGCTAGATCTTAGTATTAAAGAGCCAGGACTCTATGAGCAAATGATGCTCTTTGAAGTCTATAACAACGCGCATCATTTCGATATTATTCACTCGCATGTTGGCTGTGCTGGCCTTCCTTATACTAGTTTTGTCAAAACGCCAACAGTGCATACAATGCACGGCATCTTTACACCCGATAACGAAAAGATGTTCCGCTGCTTTGCTTGGGAACCCTACATCAGCATTAGCCAGGCACAACGAGAACCCCGGTTAGGCTTAAATTATGTCCATACCGTTCATAACGGCATCAACACCTCCGTCTATCCGTTTCAACCTCAACCGACGCAACCAGCTTACTTGGCTTTCGTGGGACGGATATCTCCAGAAAAAGGACCAGAAGAGGCAATCAAAATTGCTCGTGCTGCTGGCTTACCATTGAAAATGGCGGGTAAGGTTGATGCTTTTGATCGAGTTTATTATCGAGAACAGATTGAGCCTCTAATTGATGGTGAGCAGATCCAGTACCTGGGTGAAGTTTCCCACGAAAAGAAAGTTCAGTTACTAGGTGGAGCCACTGTCACCCTGTTCCCCATCACTTGGCGAGAGCCTTTTGGTTTAGTAATGATTGAGTCAATGGCAACGGGTACACCTGTAATCGGGATGGGACTTGGCTCTGTACCAGAAATCATTGTTCATGGTAAGACAGGCTTTGTCTGCCACTCCTTGGAACAAATGATTGAGGCGATTCCAGCGGCAATCAAATTAGACCGCCCGACTTGTAGAGACTATGTTCTAAGCAATTTTAGTGTTCAGTCGATGACCGATGAGTATGAAAAGGCTTTCCAGATGGTGTTAGAGTAA